Within Hydra vulgaris chromosome 02, alternate assembly HydraT2T_AEP, the genomic segment ATCGGCCGATGGATCGGCCAATGGTCTAGCCGATTAATCGGTTGCTGGTTACCAATAGCATAGGCTAATAGGTCGAATCACTTCTGATGAATAGGAACATATTAAATACGTAATTTAAAcccttaatattattataatacccttaaataaatacattaaaccTATTATTAGCCACAATCGGCATTAGCCGATGgcacatcactaatatatatatatatatatatatatatatatatatatatatatatatatatatatatatatataattaactattaaataaatgaaatgagCCAAAATGTTGCCATGAAAACAATTTGCAACTTTAACTTTATCTAAGCTAACACTGTAttgtaaatgatattttttttaaaaaaaatattcaatataaaatgaatttttgggTGGAAAACCATCTTAATATCTTAAACCATCTTTAAACCCCTTAACAACCTTAAACcatctttatttcattttatagatattttgcaCAAGGTACCTGTTgcaaaatgtctttaaataaataaactaatttttttaaataagtcaaCTAAAGCATTAAGATAGCATGAATATTCTGTATAGTTGCAGTGAACAAGCTGTTTAGAAcgaaaaaaatgctattttaatgttgtttttttttttttttttcagtaacagAATCTGTaccaaattaatttaaaaaaaaagaatgagtgaatataaactttttgtttcttctTGCTGTAAGAGATTGTATTTATATGTTAATCCTTCCTGTGTTAGATCATATTCATATATTGATGCTATTTGTAATAGATCATGTTCATATATTGACACTTTCTGTGATAGATCCTGTGGATGCTACCTGCCCAAACACAAGTTTATCTGtggacacacacacacacacatatatatatataaaattgggTTTgtcaaaaggattttttttcaatgaatgGAATTTTTGCCTCAATGGTACTTCCTGAGTGGTTATAATTAAAATGGTCATAATCTGTTTAATCTACATCGTAATATGTGTGGATACCATTTAAAAGGTGTGGACACCATTTAGCAGTTGCTTACATTTTAGTATTTAGACTTAAGCGAAAAGGtgattgataaaattattatatagtaaaaaaatattactcaactatattattcattttgattttttatgttgaaaaaacttGTAGAAATGATGCTATTTGTGCTATTGAATTTATGGAATGAAGAAttgttttctaataataatcaaaaaatatttttggaatataTTGCAAGATTTTACAGCATGTTTCTTTGCACTTTGTATATGTGATGCAAGCTAGATACAACACAAGTAGTACAGTGtgtttaaatagtttaactaaCTTGATTATAAGcccttttaattttatactgtTAAATGCAGTTATATCAAGACAGATTTACCTGATTTTATTAAGCATTCAAACTTCTTGTTgcttgcttataaagcaagttGTACAGAGTTTAAACTTTCTCACTTCTATTGTTGCCATTTCAATTGcattttagttttgatttttaaatgtttttcttgttgaactttattttcttacatttttgctcttttttttcaacaaataaaaaaaaaacttgaaagttttatatttttaattgttactgACTTGCAAACAGTTAAGGAAAAAAATGTagtaaaatgtaataaaacatCCCAACTGTCAtctaattaatgataaatatataatacaaactaAATGCTAGATAAATGTTTTAGTGACAATTGATTAGCACATAATTATAAGTATCAGCAGTATAATCATAAATCACAAATTAGAGTTTATGGTTATTctgttatttatactttattctGTTATGATTATAATAATTAGCAGGGCTtgagtacatacatcaactgtaGGTTTGGGTTTAGGTTTTTACCATATATGTGtgaattgtatttattacagcaaaaaaacatttttctttattattattccttGTCTAAAACTGCTTAACCTTTTAAGAAAAACTGTTTGcctaaaagcttaaaaaaatcagcattgtttactaattatttaaatttttaatgttgacaGTAATTGTAGATATGATGCTATTTGTACTATGAAATTTATGGAatgtaatgtaaattttttttataaagttcaaaaatgaatgtaaaattttttttaaaaaccatataaGTGTTTTTTATGTAAGTTGATGTATGTATTGGTTAAATACACCAGCTGAGATTATCCATGATGAAAATTACTTCAGTATGAGGTTATCTATAGGGCTGGATAAATCTTGATGAAAATTAGGTAGTTTGTAGGGATGcaattttaaaggttttgtttttatataaccctaagataaagaaaataaacttttaattttattgattttttttttttaaccaaaatgaGGCTTTggtgtaaaagtaaaaactttcttttttgttttgtttttttatttttaatttgataaccattaattttattaataaaaaagtatttaatattaatctATATATATGTTCATCATATGTTCTAGTGATATTTTTGATGCAATGTTTATGGTAAAACACTCTGCTGGTGAAGTAATCATTTTGCAAGGCGATGAAGGagacaacttttattttatagactCAGGAGAAGCTgaagtatattttttgatttaatttctaGTTAtgttcataaaacattttttgggtATGGAAGactattattgcttttttaaaaatttaaaaaattatctgacTTATGTatcataaattttgaaatggttttgaaattttaatgattaatttttaattgtattcttctaatttttattgttgttaacaGTTTATGTTTATCTACTACTTAACTGtgaatagatatttttttgctttgtttactataaatatcTGTTGAATCTGTTGTTGGTTTGTTCTTAAAAATTCAACACAAATTTTCTTTGGTTATAGAACTTTTTACCATTTTGAAATTCTGAAATTGTTCAATAATGATAAGAAAATGAAACTGTTCAGTTTATGAAACAACTTTAATTTGTGTTTAAAGTTAGACAATCTGTTTCATATGTTTTGACATTCATGTCGAaacataaagatatttattcAATATGATTTTCTAGAGTATACTGCTCGAGCCTTATAAAAGACATTTCTATTCTAGAGTATGCTGCTCAAGCCTTGTGGGAGACATTTCTATTCTAAAGAATATGCAGCAATTAGTAACAAAATGAATCTACTCCTTACAACCACataaaatccaataaaaaacATGATGAAATTCAGCACCCTTTAATCGTTAAATAATCAGAAATCAttctaatgaatttttttaattttattctgcaGGGATGCTAATGTGTTGTTGTTTATTGTAATGTTAATAAGTATTGATTATCATTGTTATTggattaaaataagtaaacaaatattaaattgaataaaagttttagagtTCTATAATAAAGTGTCttcagttgttttttatttaaatcctttattgttgaaatttcaaaattgaccAGTATTTCTCGATCCtcaattggatttttttttgcgGCAATATAAACAACTCAAtttattaaagggatcccaaactcccaacacatgttgtgttcgataaaatagtttaaaccatctttttttgattaaaaataaataatgaatgcacacTGAGAAAAACTAATCTTGtcgttttagtcgaagctcgccttctccattttactcaaaaaatcaaagtctttaaattaaacttcACAATCTGCAGACTTCGgtaattcctttgaagcgcgtttattTCGTAAAAGTTTTGGTATTTGATTTCacggtttttatttatttttatttataaatttttttattatttgtttagttatttattttcattattttgaatTCATATCTTATTTCATATCAATCTTATTTCATATCAATCTTATTTCATATCAATCTTATTTCATatcaatcatatttattttcatatttttaattgttaattttatatttaaaaagatattaaaaacttcTAAATATTCTATGCTTGTTTGTTGCTTTGAATTGTTATTGCactatatttaatgttaataaaagatGAAGTATCTACTATCTCAATCaagattctgataaaaaattgttttatattaattacctgcataaaattagtaacagcatttttatttggttagacaaTATTTCGTCTGAAAGTCAATCAAGAaaacttagtttaaataattatgtcaaaatatatttaaaacaaatgattttaatgatgGGGGTTCTAAAGTCTTTTTATGATGAaagtaggtaaaaaataaataactaaataaaaagctcaacgtttaactttttttttttaaattatattgcaactgtaaatatttaaataattattatttagaacaactaagaaataaataaaaagcccctaaaattatgcgatattgtgttgtttTATTCTAAGATCAAATAAAGCCCTATGGAGTTgtccaaaaattaaatcaagCTTTAGGGTGAGGGGAAGGCGATTTTGTAACAATTTATTATGAGGCAGAAGGGGGGTCTCAATTTTGTGatgcaacaattttttattttttttcagttctaAATTTAGAGAAttctttcttttaattaaaagaacatCTGACCAAACCAAAACCCTTAGTTGATGTATCTACATATTGATTGTAAAGTCAACTACGCCTAAACTTTACTTAGTCACAGAAGTCTGTAACTTCTCTGTTAATGCATACACTCCCATTAACAGAGAAGTTACAGCCTGTTAACAAGCTGTTACGGCTGTAACAGTCGGTGTGCAGTGCACATTCTGTGCTTTGACTTTTTATGGTCCAAGtgcaaaactttatttagttggTGCACCAAACACTGCTTCAATTTAGAGGTTTTAGGTTGACCTAAATGGTACTCaagatgtttcaaaaaatatcaatacttTGGGTGGGCATGAGATATATtccattgaaaacaaaataaaagcgttccttttttggatttatacacttttttaaataatcgctttgcaaaagaagttttaactcAGTAGCGGATCATGCCTTTTTTGGTGTTTTAGATACCAAATTATAAACATAGAgtaaactccaaacatttatatgtttatactagTGTCAAAACAAGGAAGTTTtgtcaaaatatcaaaatatttggAGCCTGGGAACTAAAAAGCCCTTTAAATCTTGCCCCCTGCCCTAAAGTGGAGAGCaacaatttcataatttttgttataaactattcttaactaaattcatattaatttaaaaatttcaaattttatgaaaaaatcttttattgttCAAGAATTATGTCAATCTTAaaattgtaaccccctcaaattgaggggggttaaaactttaaatggcCATCATTTTTGAACGATATAAAATTAttgcacaaaatttaaaattttttataaataatgatcttagttaagaatagtaaaaaaaatttttttcttactcgTTGCTCCCACGTTTGGGGCAAGGGGGAAAAAAATTAGGGTTGTTactgttcccaggctccaatcaacccaataatatgcaaaacatccttatttgacataaacatCTAAATGTTTGGATTTTCTATCTTATGTTTGGAAGTTAGCTTTCTcagacaaaacaaaaacacagaATCCACCCTCTGTCTCAACTATCTATAAACTAAGAATATCACTAGAATGAAACAACACTGAGACAAATACAAAGTATTAAttctttcaaacattttttattcatgattacttctttattttacaataatccAATATTTAGTactgtatataaaattattcacaTCCTCATACTAGAGTAGGTTACGGCCGTTTTACGAAGCTTTTCTCCATGGCATTTGCTGAGCTCCGAAGCTGCAAATCTTTTCATTgtattgttaatgtttttgtgCACAGCTTCACAGCTTTGCTCACTGAAAATACCCAAGggtttgttttttctttcaagaaaCATGACGAGGTGTGACTGTATGATGTGAAATTTCCAACCTAGACAGATCTTGTCGTGTATTCTATCAGATACTTATGCAAGTTGCACATTTCAGAGACAAATTCCTGAATATCTCTGCTGAACTCAAGAGATAGCTTCATTCCAAAACATCCTTCTGTCACTAAAATGAACAAATTCTAaggaattatatttataattacttataaacTATAAGTGAAAAAGTAATTAACTGATTGCATACCGATTTTGAATTTCCTTAAAGTCTCAATACAAGGTATCATCAGAAGTGGAGCTATAGTTATGAGTTCATCCAAGCAAGAAAGTACTTTTTGACAGTTAGGTCCATCAAATCCTCCTCCATTGTAACCGTGCCTAGTTACAGTTTTACCAATTaggaattttttaattgactcCTCAGCCATCAAAACATCTGTTATTTGTGTAACAATATGTTCAAACAAATGTAATTCAGGAGGAGGAACTATATCAATAACAAGAGTTTCTCCAGATTCTTCAATTAGGCATGGTcgaacaaacatttttatagctTTTCATATCCTTATTAAGTTCCCCATCCTCAATAAATTTCTGATACCAACTAGTCAAACTTTGAAAAGTCCTCAACTTTccatttttgtcatttttttcacCTTCACAGTAACAGCAAGCATACTTTCCCCCATGTGCCTTTAagtattagtattaaaaaagactttaaataataagttaaatgttgataaagtaataaaaagcaataactttttataaattattatgcaattacacaaaataattaatgtttaacttACAGAAATGCCCAGTAAACAATTAATAAGCTTTAAGTCAGCTGCTACTGTGTATTTTAGCTCATTTAGCTTAAGTAACTTAATAAGCCTCTCCAAATTATAGTTACTTTCTTGTACTCCACGTACAAGACCCAAAATAAGAACTGTATTGACCCCTGTATTTTTCATGTTTCTTTTCTCTGATTGTAGCTCTTCTGGGTTGAAGATGTTCATTACTTTCAGTGAGCCTTGACCTCCATCAATACCAACTCTTATTAGGCAATTGTAGGGGTTAGCTTTAATTtcacaaatcttttttattagttccCACGGTTCAGGAACAAATACaatatctttttgaattttatcaaCAACCTTGTATTTTCCTTTGTTGTGTGTTTGTTGAAAGTTgcataaaacgtttttataaaattcattttcttaACTGGAAAGATTTGTccttaataatttttgagaCATTAGGTTCAATACCTAGcaaaaaatacaagaataatttataaatatataagtaatatgaATATATGCAAAACAAAGTTCATGTGCATTACTGTTACCTCCGCGACCCAAATCTTTACGTATCTCAGTCATACAATCCATTGCTGACATGGGAAGatccattttctttttttatactaaataatgTATCTGAAGATATTTCTAAAATAGGTTTATGCACATCTCCAGAGTAGAGAGCAGCATGAAGGGCTTTACCACctacaaaaaatatatgaaaaacgtTCTATTCACTaatgtttaactttaatataaatgtattttataaaattattaataaatatagataggtaaagaaatataaatacacattTACCTGTTGCTATAGTTAATTCGTTATTTTCAGATGTTTTATGCATATCTTTTAGTACAGAGGAAATAACTTGTTGGGAGGTTTTTGAGTCTTGAGAAAGAATGAGCTTATGTAGATTTTGCACTATTTCAGATTTTGTGCAAGGGTGTCTGATACCTTTACCTATCTTTTGGCAGCAATCTGTGCAAAAAGATGTGTTATTTACATCTGAGGACTTAAAACCAAAATCTTCAATAAATTCAGAAAGATTGATTTTTCTATGACtccttttttcttttgcaataCAGCAAATTGGGCATGTGCATAAACTAGTATCCTGTAACCTACCTAGTTTTCGTAATAATACTCTTCCAATCTTCCACATATCTTCTATGTTTTGAGAGACATACCCttcattctaaaattttttaatatagtatatcatatacgtttatatatatatttacattttcataTATCGTCAATACATTAGCATTAAtgacaaacttttatttaaccttttttaaatgaagacattttttacaagttaaaCAAACTCCAGATGGTAGAGAATTGATTTCCAAACAAAAGCCTGGATCCACATATAGAAAATGAGTTCTTGTAGAGCTGggttattttctaatttatgaCATTTTACGTCTTTATTTAGACAGCAGAAACAAACTATATTCCTGTTTTTCTTTATGAAACCTTTGTCTTGTTAAGCTCATTTCGACACAATAATGggagtttttttaatgaatctttagtataatttttatattaatatctaAATGCAAAGTAAATTTTCAAACAGTTCTAATGACCTTTTCAGGtgtaaaataaagctaaaaataacaacaaaggCATTTTTATATAGTTGAGACAGAGGGTGGATtctgtgtttttgttttgtctgAGAAAGCTAACTTCCAAACATAAGATAaaatccaaacatttatatgcttatgtttatgtcaaataaggatgttttgcatattattgggttgattggagcctgggaacagtAACAACCCTAATTTTTGCCCCCCTTGCCCCAAACGTGGGAGCAACaaatataagcaaaaaaaaaattttactattcttaactaaggtcattatttataaaaaattttaaattttgtgcaaTAATTTTATAGCGTTCAAAAATGATGgccatttaaagttttaacccccaatttgagggggttacaatttTAAGATTGACATAATTCTTGAactataaaagattttttcataaaatttgaaatttttaaattaatatgaatttagttaagaatagtttataacaaaaattatgaacTTGTTGCTCTCCACTTTAGGGCAGGAGGCAAGATTTAGAGGGCTTTTTAGTTCCCAGGCTccaaatattttgatattttgacaAAACTTCCTTGTTTTGACActagtataaacatataaatgtttggagtttacTCTATGTTTATAATTTGGTATCTAAAACACCAAAAAACGCATGATTCGCTACtgagttaaaatttcttttgcaaagcgattatttaaaaaagtgtataaatccaaaaaagaaatgctttttattttgttttcaatggaATATATCTCATGCCCACCCAAAGTATTGATATCTTTTGAAACATCTTGAGTACCATTTAGGTCAACCTAAAACCTCTAAATTGAAGCAGTGCATAGTGTGCAGCAACGAAAAAACAACCTTTGTgcactaacttaaaaaaaaaaaaattggttccGAGAGGCGAACCTGGAACCCATGGTTTACTAGCCTGAAGCGAAATCCACTCAGCCATGTCAATGTTACCAGTTGgaagaaaattatatttgtaaaataacaattttgcatgtataacatattttatgtaCTATAATgtattatgtattaaatatataataatctgcatgtattatatattggaagaataggtttttaaaattggtatcatGTCATTGGTATCATACTATtggggtgaaaaaaaaaattaagatatggAAAAGTACTAATTGATTAACTCAAAGAAGCTCAGAAAATTATagactttattatatttaaaattgttttgtattttgtaaaattttgacacccctaaaaaaattttttttaggagagGTTACAAAATTGTTgcatataattaaataaagtacaACCACCATTAAAAGTACCTGCAAATGTCGATCTGATGGATAATTTTGTTGATCTATGTATTGTTGATGCAGTTAATACTCAAAtggatattgtttttaattttgaacgaaaaatttttcttgaaaagCAAATGAACTATACACCTATTccatataatgaaatttttatgaaagaaaagTCTGTAATATTAATATCTGGAGTAGCTGGTATTGGAAAAACATGGTTGCTTCGAAAATGTTTGCTTGATTggtcaaataatttaatttggaaaaatgttaaacttgtgTTTTATTTGGAATGCAGAAGGCTTAATCAATATCCAAATATTTCTAATCTTAATGAATTACTAAATGTTTTCtacaaagatattataaatgatTTCAAAGTTAGTAATCATCCTGCACTGTTTATAATTGATGgattagatgagtttaaatttttaaatgagttaatAAATTGCAGTTCAAGTTGTAAGTATCCAATCGTTAATGCTTTAATAGAAATTCAAAACTACAAATATGTAGTTGCTGGTAGAGTTTATGCAATTGATCAATACCAAAGTATATCTATAGAGCATAGTGATAAGTTAAACATTCAAATAATGGGGTTTAACCAAATAGGaatacacaaatatatagaaaataaagttagagaagaaaaaaaagatgttgtGAAAGAAACTTTAAACAGCTCTCCAATTGCAAAAGCCATGGCATCTGttccattttatttatgttccatgtgtaaaattattagtaattcaaaagaaataaataaaaattctttcttaACAATGACAAATTTAAatgcaagtatttttttatacttttttcaaaatcacatcataaaaacgaaaaaattgaTGAATAAGATAATTGAAGACGATTccaataagaaatatattttaaatatttgtaaaattgcatatgaattgtttgttgaaaataaagtaattttttcagaagaagaaattcaaacttttatcaTTGATTTTGATAACAATGAAAGTaatctttttggatttatagAAAAGATTGAAACAGATGAGGGATGTTATTATCAATTTGCACACTTAACAATAATGGAGTTTTGTGCATctgtatatgcatataattgtttaagtatTGAAGAGATTATAGCCAATAAAAAGCTGGAGAGTTGCTTATCGATGATTTGTGGATTAAGTAATAAAAgccaaaatagtttattaaagttacttgTTAACTTTAATCCTTCAAAAAATGGTTCTGAAGAACTTTTGTATTCTATTTTAGGTAAGTTCTATTATGCAATAAGGtatgaaaaatttacaaatttttaccttatttctctaaaaaaaaatattttttgttaatgcaaATTATTTTGGGGGTTCTGTTATTTCTAAATTCtgttatttctaaattttttcttgttttataatgttatcatgtatataatttatatttatttgtttttatacgattacaaaaacttgattaaaatcaatttaattgtttataaaacaaaagaaaaacaaaaaatggttttaaaataaatattgagttattaaatttttaagctttttaactTTAGGATAAGtgttttttactaaactaaaaataagctaaaattGTCATCAGTAATTATAGTTAACAATAATCTGATAACAGATTgcatattaataatattaaaccatttttaatattagcgattcaaccctcggaattagggtcggcattcggccatgccgacctaactgccgacctgaaagtatttgaggtcggcaaaaatttgccgacctcgtttctatgttttatggttagacctttgtatcaaataatttttgccgacctgatgctgacctcaaaaagattgaggtcggcaaattattgccgacctcatttttcctaattccgagggttggcgattttaaattttaaccagAGTTAAGGCAGTTCATAGCaagcgttgttttttttacataaattctCAAGTCTTGTTTTATAGGTaagtataatgttttttaatttgttatgtgagttatttttcaattcattttGTTTCTTAATAGGTATTACTTTggtaaactaataataatatacaagtttttttttttttgtcatcagTAATTATAGTTAACAATAATCTGATAACAGATTgcatattaataatattaaaccatttttaatattagcgattttaaattttaaccagAGTTAAGGCAGTTCATAGCaagcgttgtttttttttacataaattctCAAGTCTTGTTTTATAGGTaagtataatgttttttaatttgttatgtgAGTTATTTTTCAGTTCATTTTGTTTCTTAATAGGTATTACTTTggtaaactaataataaaatacaagtttttttttttttagtagtccACTAACTCACGCATTTCACTTTTCTTCAAGTGACTTTCGtcaataaaagataatataaacaataatcgCAATTATTCTTTTGttccaattattattttttttatataatattttaaacagaaaCTATTTATGTTCTCTAGCacagtttaaattaaaaatcacatTTTCAAGCCCTAAACTTGGTTTATagtcattttataaaatgtgatCAAAAAAATCTCGAAAATTTACTATTGTTCGCAATTCGCTGGAttctcattttataaaaattgttgcgATAAGTTGCGAAAAGTTGGTGATAGAAAttgattgttatttaataacgaaaaaagattttgaagaaaattttcttccgTGGATTAATCTTTGTGAAGTATTATATCTTGAACTTCACGACGACATCGATTTCATTGAAGAGATTTATGAATGGATTCGTTGTTCGAATGTCAAGAAGTTGTGGATCGAGTACCGTGGAAAATATTTTCGTAACCtcgataaattaaaaaactttattacacagaaaaatgtttaatatcttaagtaaaatataaactataattataaagtaataaatgaagtatttaatttattattttataattaaaatatacgaattagttttaataatattttagttttatatttttaatatgtttaaaatttaaattaataaaatataattaattttattttaaaatattagtaatagtaaaatcatcaattatttaatatatcattattgttattattattattattattgttattattgctattattattattattattattattattattgttattattgctattattattattattattattattattattattattattattattattattattattattattattattattattattatgcaacataattatttctttcaatatatatttatagtaatgcAACatactaaaaagattttacacTTTTTCAGCAACCTCTTAaatgaatgtttaaaattttagtttaattaacattaattataatttttattaaatgaatataataagatatatagttataaataaataaataaaaagtagaattattttcgttttctttttttattaattgaatttaaataaaataatgaagacgtagagtaaaatttttttgaggttttaaaaaatttgaaaatattaataacgTTATGTGGAaatcttttgtttaatattttatatattta encodes:
- the LOC136076746 gene encoding NACHT, LRR and PYD domains-containing protein 13-like produces the protein MDNFVDLCIVDAVNTQMDIVFNFERKIFLEKQMNYTPIPYNEIFMKEKSVILISGVAGIGKTWLLRKCLLDWSNNLIWKNVKLVFYLECRRLNQYPNISNLNELLNVFYKDIINDFKVSNHPALFIIDGLDEFKFLNELINCSSSCKYPIVNALIEIQNYKYVVAGRVYAIDQYQSISIEHSDKLNIQIMGFNQIGIHKYIENKVREEKKDVVKETLNSSPIAKAMASVPFYLCSMCKIISNSKEINKNSFLTMTNLNASIFLYFFQNHIIKTKKLMNKIIEDDSNKKYILNICKIAYELFVENKVIFSEEEIQTFIIDFDNNESNLFGFIEKIETDEGCYYQFAHLTIMEFCASVYAYNCLSIEEIIANKKLESCLSMICGLSNKSQNSLLKLLVNFNPSKNGSEELLYSILAQFKLKITFSSPKLGL